Proteins from a single region of Runella sp. SP2:
- a CDS encoding sensor histidine kinase, which yields MQINFLFFLAGVGLFMAIFSFFKSAINHWERASMYCSATYLCFFLNMILWTGAFHFGENTWQLGLWFNQMVPICMFMLYREFLNVRQQRPLLYKVMTASIIVLFVSNLALLYELFDGHNNRIFELVFEYLLIFVEFFLPLAYLRYWQHPIYRYAAWSSWVSALSFIGYVLIVRFGVPSPFSKEFPSANLMNIALMLDGVLFLFALTIRDRQIVTEKIQLQQQAIANELKALRSQMNPHFIFNALNSIKSFTLNNDSEQANYYLTKFSKLIRQVLENSRSEKISLNNELEMLRLYLDMEKLRVGDKFDYEILIEDEIEAEFIEIPPMLLQPYVENAIWHGLMHKEGKGKVRIEVLQLQNKLIIFIEDDGIGRQKATELKSKTGTNHKSFGTKITAERLDIFKNLYNMNATVSFEDLKNTRNSETGTKVSIEIPI from the coding sequence ATGCAGATTAATTTTCTCTTTTTTCTTGCAGGAGTGGGGTTATTCATGGCTATTTTTTCGTTTTTCAAATCCGCCATTAACCATTGGGAACGGGCTAGTATGTACTGCTCGGCTACCTACCTGTGTTTTTTTCTGAATATGATTTTATGGACGGGTGCATTTCATTTTGGAGAAAATACTTGGCAATTGGGGTTATGGTTCAATCAGATGGTGCCTATTTGTATGTTTATGCTTTACCGAGAGTTTTTGAATGTACGCCAACAGCGCCCACTGCTTTATAAAGTAATGACGGCTTCTATTATTGTTCTTTTTGTTAGCAATTTGGCCTTGCTTTACGAGCTGTTCGATGGGCATAACAATAGGATTTTTGAATTGGTCTTTGAGTATTTATTGATTTTTGTAGAATTTTTCCTTCCATTGGCTTATCTACGTTATTGGCAGCACCCGATTTACCGTTATGCTGCATGGTCGAGCTGGGTATCTGCACTGTCGTTTATTGGTTATGTGTTGATTGTCCGTTTTGGAGTACCATCGCCTTTTTCAAAGGAATTTCCGTCTGCGAATTTGATGAATATTGCTTTGATGCTTGATGGTGTTTTGTTTTTGTTTGCCCTCACCATACGCGATAGGCAAATTGTGACCGAAAAAATTCAGCTTCAACAACAAGCTATCGCTAATGAACTCAAAGCGTTACGTTCTCAGATGAACCCGCATTTTATCTTCAATGCACTCAATTCTATCAAAAGTTTTACGTTGAATAACGATTCGGAGCAGGCCAATTATTACCTGACAAAATTTTCAAAGCTTATTCGTCAAGTCTTGGAAAATTCGCGTAGTGAGAAGATTTCACTCAACAATGAACTGGAAATGCTTAGGTTGTATCTGGATATGGAAAAACTGCGAGTAGGAGATAAGTTTGATTATGAAATACTGATAGAAGATGAAATAGAAGCCGAATTTATAGAGATTCCTCCAATGCTTCTTCAGCCTTATGTCGAAAATGCAATATGGCATGGACTGATGCACAAAGAAGGCAAAGGCAAGGTAAGAATAGAAGTACTTCAGCTACAGAATAAATTGATTATTTTTATTGAAGACGATGGAATAGGAAGACAAAAAGCAACTGAACTCAAATCAAAAACAGGGACAAATCATAAGTCTTTCGGAACAAAAATAACTGCTGAACGACTTGATATTTTCAAAAATCTTTACAACATGAATGCCACCGTCTCTTTTGAGGATTTGAAAAACACCAGAAACTCGGAAACAGGAACAAAGGTGAGCATTGAAATACCGATATGA
- a CDS encoding nuclear transport factor 2 family protein, which produces MSKSNTALFNNPLNFFKIMKRITLLLVSFFFYSALQAQTFDSQAVEEADKQFEASFASKNLEAMFQPIASDCIFYGTDRSERWDVTSFKTMIEAGMKNGIPAMNVISREITSLAEGKIAVVVKQIGWAIFKTELREVAVYEKQKEGWKMKSFSLNLLIPNQKIKALNEMMTGQSKK; this is translated from the coding sequence TTGTCAAAAAGCAATACGGCTCTATTTAACAATCCATTAAATTTTTTTAAAATAATGAAAAGAATCACCCTATTACTCGTTTCATTTTTTTTCTATTCGGCACTTCAAGCACAAACATTTGATAGCCAAGCTGTCGAAGAGGCCGACAAACAATTTGAGGCATCATTTGCTTCAAAAAACCTAGAAGCCATGTTCCAACCTATTGCCTCCGATTGTATTTTCTATGGTACAGACCGCAGTGAACGTTGGGATGTAACAAGTTTTAAAACGATGATTGAAGCAGGCATGAAAAACGGAATACCTGCTATGAATGTTATTTCGAGAGAAATAACATCACTGGCCGAAGGCAAAATAGCTGTAGTAGTGAAACAAATCGGCTGGGCGATTTTTAAAACCGAACTACGGGAAGTGGCCGTTTATGAAAAGCAAAAGGAAGGCTGGAAAATGAAAAGCTTTAGCCTTAATTTGCTTATTCCCAATCAAAAAATAAAAGCACTAAATGAAATGATGAC
- a CDS encoding LytTR family DNA-binding domain-containing protein, giving the protein MKTIIIDDEPHCRNVIERILAKHCPEIKVVDTATNGVEGLKAILKHQPDVVFLDIEMPKMNGFQMLDALGDEDMTFTLIFTTAYDKFAVQAFKYSAFDYLLKPIDDDELVAAIQKLKKKNTPSQQIQQLRQNLHSKGEFNRLTISHTKGITFIELADIITLEADGNYTKIYVVGGEMVLASKTLGYFDELLAEHPSFFRTHKQFIINLGWIKEYLSGDYNEILLKNGLTVKLARTRREAFMELFRRF; this is encoded by the coding sequence ATGAAAACGATCATTATAGACGATGAGCCTCATTGTCGGAATGTCATTGAACGCATTTTGGCTAAACACTGCCCTGAAATCAAGGTGGTAGATACTGCCACCAATGGGGTTGAGGGATTAAAAGCGATTTTAAAACACCAGCCAGATGTGGTGTTTCTGGACATCGAAATGCCCAAAATGAATGGCTTTCAAATGCTCGACGCTTTGGGGGATGAAGACATGACCTTTACACTTATTTTTACAACAGCTTATGACAAATTTGCTGTCCAAGCGTTTAAATATTCCGCTTTTGACTATTTGTTGAAACCTATTGATGATGATGAGCTAGTGGCGGCCATACAGAAATTGAAGAAAAAAAATACGCCTTCACAGCAAATTCAACAACTTAGACAAAATCTTCATTCAAAAGGGGAATTTAACAGACTAACGATTTCCCATACCAAGGGCATTACTTTTATTGAACTTGCTGATATTATCACTTTAGAAGCGGATGGTAATTACACTAAAATTTATGTGGTAGGTGGGGAGATGGTGTTGGCTTCCAAAACGCTTGGTTACTTTGATGAGTTACTGGCAGAACATCCTTCGTTTTTTAGAACACATAAGCAATTTATCATTAACTTGGGCTGGATTAAAGAATACCTTAGTGGTGATTATAATGAAATCCTTCTCAAAAATGGCTTAACTGTCAAATTGGCTCGAACACGTCGAGAGGCATTTATGGAGCTTTTTAGGAGATTTTAA